A stretch of the uncultured Desulfobacter sp. genome encodes the following:
- the rseP gene encoding RIP metalloprotease RseP: protein MGYSFFAFIIVIGVLVFVHELGHFLVARACGVGVEVFSLGFGPKILKIKRGMTDYCISAIPLGGYVKMTGEEPGAAQSLAEKDHHLSFTHKTVGQRALIAAAGPAFNFFLAIVIFFLLYQSIGVYMGLPQVGQVVDKSAAMSAGIKKGDVIKEIDSLPIQSFEDISRIVSKSAGKSLAFLVEREGEVHTYTITPRTHEEKNLFGETVDRYVIGIIGTGETFHHPLNPVEAAVRAVSDTYGMVKLTILSVVKMFTGAVSADNLGGPIMIAKMAGDQAKAGFENFVWFIALISVNLGIINLFPIPVLDGGHLLFLSIEAVKGSPVSTRVREKMVQFGAAVLMTLMIFVFYNDIVKLFNGGLQ from the coding sequence ATGGGATACTCCTTTTTTGCATTTATCATTGTTATCGGCGTATTGGTTTTTGTCCATGAATTGGGGCATTTTCTTGTCGCCCGGGCCTGCGGTGTCGGGGTTGAGGTTTTTTCCCTTGGGTTTGGACCAAAGATTTTGAAAATTAAACGCGGGATGACCGACTATTGTATCTCAGCCATTCCTTTGGGTGGATACGTGAAAATGACCGGGGAGGAGCCCGGTGCTGCCCAGAGCTTGGCGGAAAAAGATCATCATCTTTCCTTTACCCATAAAACTGTAGGACAAAGGGCGCTGATTGCCGCAGCCGGCCCGGCATTTAATTTTTTTCTGGCCATCGTGATTTTTTTCCTCTTATATCAATCCATCGGCGTTTATATGGGACTGCCCCAGGTCGGTCAGGTGGTGGATAAGTCTGCGGCTATGTCGGCAGGTATTAAAAAGGGAGATGTTATCAAGGAAATTGACAGCCTCCCAATTCAGTCTTTTGAGGATATTTCCAGGATTGTCTCCAAAAGTGCGGGCAAATCTTTGGCTTTTCTTGTGGAACGCGAAGGGGAGGTGCATACCTATACGATTACACCTCGAACGCATGAAGAGAAAAATTTGTTTGGGGAAACCGTGGACAGGTATGTGATTGGCATTATCGGTACCGGAGAAACCTTTCATCACCCTTTAAATCCTGTTGAAGCTGCGGTCAGGGCCGTATCAGACACTTACGGGATGGTGAAATTGACGATTTTATCCGTGGTGAAAATGTTTACTGGGGCCGTGTCGGCCGACAACCTGGGCGGCCCTATCATGATTGCCAAAATGGCTGGAGACCAGGCTAAGGCCGGCTTTGAAAATTTTGTATGGTTTATCGCGCTTATCTCTGTAAATCTTGGCATCATCAATCTGTTTCCCATCCCGGTTTTAGATGGGGGGCATCTTTTGTTTTTAAGTATTGAGGCGGTTAAAGGCAGCCCTGTCAGTACCCGGGTGCGTGAGAAAATGGTTCAATTCGGGGCCGCTGTGCTGATGACTTTAATGATCTTTGTCTTTTATAATGACATAGTCAAATTATTCAACGGTGGATTACAATGA